The Halomicrobium zhouii region CACCTGACCCAGCTCGCCGTCGGTGAACAGATGAGCGTCCAGCACTTTCACTTCGAACCCGGTGCTTCGGTGCCCGAACACAGCCACCCCCACGAACAGGTCGGCTTCGTCGCGAGCGGGACGCTCACGTTCACCGTCGACGGCGAGGAGTACGTCGTCGGTTCAGGCGACTCCTACACCATCCCGGGCGACGAAGCCCACGCGGCGCGCAACGAGGGCGAGGAGCCGGTCAGCGGCATCGACGTCTTTAGTCCGCCGCGGGCGAACCCGGACTGGCGGGACTGATGACGCGGCCAGCGTCGGCGATTCTGGTCGCCGGTCTGTGCGTCCTGACGGGCTGTGGCGGCTTCGTCGGACAGCCAGACGCCGACGTCGCGGACACCGTCACGCCGGCCCCGGTGCCGACCGTCCCGACCGACACGCCACAGCCCTCCTCTGACGGGGGAATCGACGCGGACTCCGTCGCCGCGGATCACTGGCGAGCGCTCGACGGCAGGTCACACACCGCTCGCACTAGCGTTCGATGGCGGTATCCAAATGGCTCGACGTACGACGACACGACGGTCCACCGGGTCGGACCCGACCGAGAGCGGTTCCACGCCGTCGCCGACTACGGTCGCCCGCGCGGGGCGATCAACCGGACCGGTCACGAACTGTGGTACGACGGGGAGCGTTCGTTTTACCGCGTGGACTCGCGGGACGCCGGTCCGGTGTTCCGACAGATAGAGACCGAGGTCGCCATCCAGTACCCTGGTGCGAGCCTCATCAGGGGACTGTTCGCCCGCCTGCGCCCGGTCGACGTCCGACAGACGGCCCTCGGAAGCACCGTCGTCACCGGCCCCGTTTCGGGGGTCTACGGGCTCCAGGGCCTCTCGCAGTTCCGCGACGAGCGCAACGTCACGATGGCCGCCCATATCACCCCCGACGGCTACGTTGGTCGCATCGCTATCGGGTTCGACGCGATCGTCCGTGACCGACCCGTCGAGGCCCAGCTGACGATCGCGTTCACCGACGTCGGATCGACGCGCGTGACGGAACCGGCCTGGGTCGAGAACGTCAGCGGCCAGTCGGGAACGTCGACGCCCGTCGTGGGGCGACCGCTCGGTACGTGAGGGCGATAGCGACGAACGAGCGGAGAAGTGTCGTCGGAGCCGCCGGACGACGCCGCGGGTCTCAATTCCCGGAGCGACGCCTCAGGAGAGCTGTTCGATGTTCCCGGAAATCGAAGATTTCCGGGCGCACGAAAAGCTGTCTACGACAGCTTTTCGATGTTCTCGACGATGGTCTCGGCGTACTCCGTCGTCCCGAGCTTCTCGCCGCCCTCGATCTGGCGTTCGAGGTCGTAGGTGACCTTGCCCGAGGAGATGGTCTCCTCGACGGCGTCGCGGACGAGGTCGGCGGTGTCCTTCCAGCCCATGTAGTCGAACATCAGGCGACCGGAGAGGATGAGCGCGGTCGGGTTGGCCATGTCCTGGCCGGCGCGCTTGGGCGCGCTACCGTGGACGGGCTCGGCGAGGACGCGGGCGTCACCGAAGTTGGCGCCCGGCGCGATGCCGAGGCCGCCGATCTGTGCGCCGGCGGCGTCCGAGAGGTAGTCGCCGTTCAGGTTCGGCATCGCGAGGACGCTGAACTCGTCGGTCCGCAGCTGCATCCACTGGAGCATCGCGTCGGCGAGGCGGGACTCGACCATGACGGCGTCCTCCGGGATGTCGATCTCGTCCTGGGTCTCCCAGAGGGAGTCGGGCGCGGCGAAGACCTCCTCGTCGGGGTACTCCTCCTCGGCGACTTCCATGCCCCACTCGGTGAACTGCCCCTCGGTGAACTTCATGATGTTCCCCTTGCCGACGAGGGTGACCTTGTCGCGGTCGTGCTCGATGGCGTAGTCGATGGCCTTCCGGACGAGGCGCTTGGAGCCGAACTCGGTGATCGGCTTGATGCCGATGCCGATGGGGCCGTCGTGCATCACGTCGTCGAAGCCCATCTCCTCCTCGACGAACTCGCGGACCTGCTCGACCTCGTCGGTGCCGGCCTCCCACTCGATGCCGGCGTAGACGTCCTCGGTGTTCTCGCGGAAGGTGACCATGTCCATCTCCTCGGGCGCCTTCATGGGCGAGGGGACGCCGTCGAGGTAGTACGTCGGTCGGACGTTCGAGTAGAAATCGAGCGTCTGGCGCAGGGCGACGTTGAGCGAGCGGAAGCCGGCGCCGACGGGCGTCGTCAGCGGGCCCTTGATGGCGACGCGGTGTTCGTCGATGGCGTTGACGGTGTCGTCGGGGAGGTTCTCGTCGTACTTCTCCCGGCCGGACTCGCCGGCGTAGACGCGCATCCACGCGATGTCTCGACCGGTGGCGTTGGCGGCGGCCTCGAGCACTTTCTGTGCCGCGGGGCCGACGTCCTTGCCGATCCCGTCGCCGTGGATGATCGGGATGATCGGGTTTTCCGGGATCTCCAGCTCGTCGTTGTCCTCGTCGATAACCTGAATCGGCTCTCCGTCTTCCGGCACTTCGACCTTGTCGTACTGATATCCCATGACCTATGCTACGGTGAAACGTGCCTAAAGGGCTGCTGTTTCGCTTCCGTCATGGTATAACGTGACAGTATGCGCCCGATGTGCAGGGCACGGTGTTCCGGTACGCTGGGGCCAGCGACGCTTACGGTGGTGGGCCCCGAAAACGAACGCATGCACGTCATCGCTCACGGTGGTGCCGGGAGCGTCCCGGACGAACCCGCGATGCGACAGCGATCCCTGGCGACGGCGGTCGAAGAGGCGACCCGGTCCGACGACCCGCTCGAAGCGGCCTGTACGGCGGTCCGGGCGCTGGAGGACGACCCGCGGTTCAACGCCGGGGTCGGCAGCGTCGCCCAGAGCGACGGGACGATTCGGACGGACGCCGGGCTGATGGCCGACGACGGGACGACGGGGGCTGCGTGCGGAATGGCCGGCGTCGCCAACGCGGTGGACGTCGCCAGCGTCGTCGCCACGGAGACGCCCCACGTCGTACTCGCCGGCGAACCGGCGGTCGACCTGGCGGCCGCCTTCGACGTCGAGACCGACGTCGACCTCTGGACGGACCGCACGCGGGAGCGCTGGGACGCCGCCGACCCGCCCTCGGGCGGCCTGGACGAGACGCTTCCGTGGGTCCGTGAGCAGTTCGGCCGCGGGAGCGACACCGTCGGTGCAGTGGCGACGGACGGCGAGTCACTCGTCGCCGCGACGTCGACCGGCGGCCGGTGGTTCGCCCTCGCCGGCCGCGTCGGCGACGTCCCGCAGATCGGCGCCGGTTTCTACGCCGACGACCGCGGCGGGGCGAGCGCCACCGGTGCGGGCGAAGCCATCGCGCGGTTCGGCCTCGCTCGTCGCGCCGTCGACGAACTCGAGCGCAGGAGTTCTCACCAGGCCGCAGAAGAAGTCATCGAGGAGTTCGCGGACGCGACTGGCGAACGCGCCGGCCTCGTCGTCGTGGACCACGACGGACACGCGGGGTCGGCCACTAACGCCGCGTCGATGCAGACCGCCGAACGGCCCTAGTCGCTCCAGGGGTCGATCTTGTTGTCGTATCCCGGCTGTCGGATCTCGTCGAGAAAACGTGCACCGACCGCCAGGGCGATGATGCCGATGATCCCACCCAGGAAAATCCCGACACCCGAGGTCAGGCCGAGAGCGATAACGCCTGCCCCCGTCGACACGAGCACGAGCGCCCACAGGTACGGATTCGTCAGAACGGGCTGGGAATGATATTGGCTTGCCACGTCGTTCACTTCGCGTTGTCACCAGTTTCACCTACAACAGTAAACCGTTTGCCCCCACACCGAAGCCACTCGGGATGACGAATCGACAGGTTCGACAGTGTACCAGGGAATCTCTCGCCCCGTTCGGTCCAGCCTCTCTCACGGCTCGCTCCGCTCGCCGTTCGTACTTAAGCTGCTCCTCGCTACGCTCAGACCAGCCTACTGTTCTCCCATCTTCTCCCCGGCAACCCGCCGCCCCTTCGTCGTCAACGCAACTTCCGTCCGCTCGCGACGGAGACTGATCGCCTCCAGTTCGATGAGGCGGTCGAATATCTCCTCGGTCTGGTCCACCGAGATACCGACGAAGCTCGGGACGTCGAACGGAGAGATACCGGAGTACAGCGCCATGATCACGCGCCGCTCCGTGCTCGACAGGTCCAGGTCGGCCCGGTTTCGCTCGGCGCTCTCCTCGAGCATGACCTGCAACACGGTGGCGTGGAAGTCGTCGCCGGCGAGGTGGGTCTCGACGCTGATGTCGTCCTGGGTGTGTTCGACCTCGATGACGGTGCGCTCCTCGCCGGAGACGGTCTTGTCGTCGAAGGAGAGGTCGCCGATGTCGGCGCGTTCGATGGGGACCGCCTGGCCGTCGGCGAGCGCCAGCTGCAGCGCCTCGTCGGTCACCTTCATCCGCCCCTTGGTCCACCCGGCGTTCTGGACGACGCCGCCCTCCACGGCCGGGTGCTGGACGAGGATGATCTCGCCGTCGAGCGCCGCCCGGTAGAGGTCCGTCTCGAAGGACTCGTGCTCCTTGGCGGTGACGAGCAACACGTTGTCGCCGAGGTGGAGCACGACGTAGTTCGACACGCTGGCGCTCTGCTGGTTGACGTCGAACCGGTCGGCGATGCGGTCGATGGCGGACAGGGGGAACTGGCGCTTCTCGTCGGCGATGAGAACCAGGCGCTCCGTGGTCAGCACTATCCGGCAGGTCTGCCAGCTCGCGTCGGTGAGCCGCTGGCCCTTCTGGACCGCCTGCAGGTACTGGCCCTGTGTGTCCGTGATCTTCTTCTCCGTGTCACTCATGATACGCGCGTCGTGCGTCTCTGCGGAGGTAGCCCAGTCGGGGGAATATAACTTCCGCCCCCATTTTTGCGAGAGAGAATGGGGCCACCGATCGGTCGTCGTCGAGACGCGACGTCGACGCACAGACGCGAGGGTACTCACTCCGAGGCGTCGCCCGCGACGGACCGCATCGCGTCGAGGAACGCGCTCGTCCGGCGGACGAGTTCGTCCGCGTCACGGTCGACAGTGCCCGACCCGTAGTCGGCCCTGCGCCGATACGTCTCCACGTCGTTCAGGAACCGTCCGTGTTCGCGTTCGACGACACCGGGCTTGATCAGCTCTCGACCGAGTAGCGTCTGGACCGCTCCGTGTGACTGGGGATCGAACCCCCTGGCGTACAGCGCTGCCTGTGCCGCGTGGAAACAGCAGTAGTACAGGCGGTTCACGACGGTACTCTTCGAGATGCCTACTTCGTGCGCCTTCCTGGCGTCGTCGAGCATCTGGACGGCCTGCTCGAACTCGCGGTCGACGTCTTCCCGCGCCACGTCGTCGTCAGACACGTCGAACGCCCTCTTCGACGACGGTCCGGGCGAACGGCTCGCCACGGTCTCTTCGCTCTCGGAACTCCTCGCCCCGTAGCGTGTGGACTTCGACGACGACGCCGTGGTCCAGCTGGACGTCGTAGGCGATGTCGAGCAATCGGTCGTCGACGGCACCGAAGTCGGCGTCGTCCGCGACGACCGCCAGCACGTCCACGTCGCTCTGCTCAGTCTCGGCTCCCCGGGCCACGGAGCCGAACACGTAGACGGCCTCGATTCGTTCGTCGAGTTCGTTCTCGACCGCCTCGACGAAGGCGTCGGCTGCACGACCGTGCGCTCCCTCCGGGCCGTCGGTTCCAGTCGTCGTCTTAACGTTTCTCGGCCGCTCTGGGTGGTCTGTCGTCTTCTCGGCTTGGGCGTCATCGACCGAGCCAGTATCCGGTGCCAGCGCCCAGTACGGGCTCCGGTGGCGGACCAGCCCGCGCTCTTTCAGACGTGTCAGGTTGGTCCCGACGGTCTCGGGGTCCGCGTCGATGGCGGTGGCTATGTCCGACCGGGTGTACGCTCGGTCAGGATTTCGCCGGAGGAATCGGAGGATGCGCTCGCTCGTCGGCGGGGCATCCAGCGATTCCCCCGTCTCGAAGCGCTCGATGTCGATCGGCACGGTATGGTGTTATTGGTGTTCGGTTGTAATAACCGTTCGTCCGTTCTCGTTTGAGCCCTCTCAGAACTGACGTGATTGGGACCAGGCTTCGCTGTGTTCGGAGCAGCCTACTGCTCGCGGGTCGTTCCTCCCCGCTCGCACGCAAGCTGGTCGCTCACTGCGTTCGGAGCAGCCTAGTTCTCCGACATCGCCTCACTCGCCATGTTCCGCCCCTGGGCGTTCAACGCGACCTCGGTCCGCGTCCGCACCTCGTCGACGGCGCCGACGTCGAGTAGTTTCTGGTAGATCTCCTCGACCTCGTCCACGGGAAGGCCGACGAAGTCCGCCATCTCGAAGGGCGAGACGCCCGAGTACAGCGCCATCAGCACCTGGTTCTCCGTCTCGGTGAGTTCGTAATCGCC contains the following coding sequences:
- a CDS encoding cupin domain-containing protein, encoding MEEVPHASRETVEAVEGVHLTQLAVGEQMSVQHFHFEPGASVPEHSHPHEQVGFVASGTLTFTVDGEEYVVGSGDSYTIPGDEAHAARNEGEEPVSGIDVFSPPRANPDWRD
- the icd gene encoding NADP-dependent isocitrate dehydrogenase, with the protein product MGYQYDKVEVPEDGEPIQVIDEDNDELEIPENPIIPIIHGDGIGKDVGPAAQKVLEAAANATGRDIAWMRVYAGESGREKYDENLPDDTVNAIDEHRVAIKGPLTTPVGAGFRSLNVALRQTLDFYSNVRPTYYLDGVPSPMKAPEEMDMVTFRENTEDVYAGIEWEAGTDEVEQVREFVEEEMGFDDVMHDGPIGIGIKPITEFGSKRLVRKAIDYAIEHDRDKVTLVGKGNIMKFTEGQFTEWGMEVAEEEYPDEEVFAAPDSLWETQDEIDIPEDAVMVESRLADAMLQWMQLRTDEFSVLAMPNLNGDYLSDAAGAQIGGLGIAPGANFGDARVLAEPVHGSAPKRAGQDMANPTALILSGRLMFDYMGWKDTADLVRDAVEETISSGKVTYDLERQIEGGEKLGTTEYAETIVENIEKLS
- a CDS encoding isoaspartyl peptidase/L-asparaginase; amino-acid sequence: MHVIAHGGAGSVPDEPAMRQRSLATAVEEATRSDDPLEAACTAVRALEDDPRFNAGVGSVAQSDGTIRTDAGLMADDGTTGAACGMAGVANAVDVASVVATETPHVVLAGEPAVDLAAAFDVETDVDLWTDRTRERWDAADPPSGGLDETLPWVREQFGRGSDTVGAVATDGESLVAATSTGGRWFALAGRVGDVPQIGAGFYADDRGGASATGAGEAIARFGLARRAVDELERRSSHQAAEEVIEEFADATGERAGLVVVDHDGHAGSATNAASMQTAERP
- a CDS encoding CheF family chemotaxis protein; amino-acid sequence: MSDTEKKITDTQGQYLQAVQKGQRLTDASWQTCRIVLTTERLVLIADEKRQFPLSAIDRIADRFDVNQQSASVSNYVVLHLGDNVLLVTAKEHESFETDLYRAALDGEIILVQHPAVEGGVVQNAGWTKGRMKVTDEALQLALADGQAVPIERADIGDLSFDDKTVSGEERTVIEVEHTQDDISVETHLAGDDFHATVLQVMLEESAERNRADLDLSSTERRVIMALYSGISPFDVPSFVGISVDQTEEIFDRLIELEAISLRRERTEVALTTKGRRVAGEKMGEQ
- a CDS encoding HEPN domain-containing protein produces the protein MSDDDVAREDVDREFEQAVQMLDDARKAHEVGISKSTVVNRLYYCCFHAAQAALYARGFDPQSHGAVQTLLGRELIKPGVVEREHGRFLNDVETYRRRADYGSGTVDRDADELVRRTSAFLDAMRSVAGDASE
- a CDS encoding nucleotidyltransferase domain-containing protein, producing the protein MPIDIERFETGESLDAPPTSERILRFLRRNPDRAYTRSDIATAIDADPETVGTNLTRLKERGLVRHRSPYWALAPDTGSVDDAQAEKTTDHPERPRNVKTTTGTDGPEGAHGRAADAFVEAVENELDERIEAVYVFGSVARGAETEQSDVDVLAVVADDADFGAVDDRLLDIAYDVQLDHGVVVEVHTLRGEEFRERRDRGEPFARTVVEEGVRRV